One window from the genome of Rhodopirellula halodulae encodes:
- a CDS encoding transglutaminase-like domain-containing protein produces MLGLCIVAGLAGCDFPDRYDIQTFEKPAPWQSETSSTLTSQSRNSARPSTPEQAFDTADLGGGGVNGNSETSRTLSSTTGTSTNNGSPVERDPRLADEWESWQIHSLRSTILGGIHAKSTRDTDDQIRVDLEERGLTYRGMLQILESNQQTFWHDADGNLKKVDCTFRRGPIEFHRNIEVTANEVRFDDDRLITTKRKTLRIDSPLGGPLHVYQTLRRKPLQEGEVRQAKVLLPILGEVANLRLQHNSLASPSVLTREGFQEVVLQEASCLLSLGPERQRESVYWFDDNGDVQLYHVSNEQRFSYGCTETQYELLGREFLQQDAPISLQVPGKPIETEESLLKGDLQQVGYKIVWAKPPAPETVPDPNDADSTSAADKTESENQAFTDQAALAPRQYLQRGKNELQQKLIVSRVAVPKSKLRDRFDQLQTDESPNDLASTSLIDFRSASVRRIANATAGGANFSTAERVMEMNRTVHSLMSFTPLSKGMRAASEIADSSAADSTEQSLLLMALLRSAKIPCRLVLGIRHQGAETISATPDPSLPFQTRRSLPKGNRFVYHAWVMAKADDHWLSLDPVRGGETLPDCLAIEISDMHQVQPIELMEDYISKLSRMQISIYAIVRGV; encoded by the coding sequence TTGCTCGGGCTTTGCATCGTCGCTGGTTTGGCCGGCTGTGACTTCCCCGATCGATACGACATCCAGACGTTCGAGAAACCGGCCCCCTGGCAATCCGAAACTTCCTCCACACTGACATCCCAGTCACGCAACTCGGCGCGCCCATCGACGCCCGAACAAGCGTTCGACACAGCCGACTTGGGCGGTGGCGGTGTCAACGGGAACTCAGAAACCTCGCGGACGCTTTCATCAACAACGGGAACGAGCACGAACAATGGATCGCCGGTCGAGAGAGACCCTCGCTTGGCCGACGAATGGGAATCTTGGCAGATCCACAGCTTGCGTTCGACAATCCTTGGCGGGATCCACGCCAAATCGACTCGCGACACCGATGATCAAATCCGTGTCGACTTGGAAGAACGCGGGCTGACCTATCGAGGCATGCTGCAAATCCTCGAGTCCAACCAACAGACCTTTTGGCATGACGCCGATGGCAATTTGAAAAAGGTGGACTGCACGTTTCGACGCGGGCCCATCGAGTTCCATCGCAACATCGAAGTCACCGCGAATGAAGTGCGGTTCGACGACGATCGCCTGATCACCACCAAACGCAAAACGCTGCGAATTGATTCTCCGTTGGGTGGCCCGCTGCACGTTTACCAAACATTGCGGCGAAAGCCCCTGCAAGAAGGTGAAGTCCGACAAGCCAAAGTGCTGCTTCCGATCCTGGGAGAAGTCGCCAACCTACGATTGCAGCACAACTCGTTGGCGTCTCCATCGGTCCTCACGCGAGAGGGTTTCCAAGAAGTGGTGCTGCAGGAAGCTTCGTGTTTGTTGTCACTGGGTCCTGAGCGTCAACGGGAATCCGTTTATTGGTTCGACGACAATGGCGACGTTCAGCTCTACCACGTGTCCAATGAGCAACGCTTCTCTTACGGTTGCACCGAAACGCAGTACGAATTGCTGGGTCGCGAATTCCTTCAACAGGACGCTCCGATCTCGCTGCAGGTTCCAGGCAAACCCATCGAGACCGAAGAGAGCCTGCTGAAAGGCGACCTGCAACAAGTTGGCTACAAGATCGTGTGGGCCAAACCACCTGCACCGGAGACCGTTCCTGACCCGAATGATGCTGACTCGACTAGCGCTGCGGACAAAACGGAAAGCGAGAACCAAGCATTCACTGATCAGGCTGCCCTCGCCCCGCGGCAATACCTGCAACGGGGCAAGAACGAATTGCAGCAAAAGCTGATCGTGTCACGAGTCGCCGTGCCAAAATCCAAACTTCGCGACCGTTTCGATCAGTTGCAGACCGACGAGTCGCCCAATGATTTGGCGTCCACCTCGCTGATCGACTTCCGCTCAGCCTCCGTTCGCCGGATCGCCAACGCCACTGCAGGAGGAGCCAATTTCTCGACCGCCGAACGCGTGATGGAAATGAATCGCACAGTGCATTCGCTGATGTCGTTCACTCCGCTTTCCAAAGGAATGCGTGCAGCAAGTGAGATCGCCGATTCGTCGGCGGCGGACAGCACGGAACAATCACTCTTGCTGATGGCGCTGCTTCGATCTGCAAAAATACCATGTCGACTTGTCTTGGGCATTCGTCACCAAGGTGCCGAAACGATTTCGGCGACGCCGGACCCGTCGCTGCCTTTTCAAACCCGCCGAAGCCTTCCCAAAGGCAACCGCTTCGTTTACCACGCTTGGGTGATGGCCAAAGCGGACGACCATTGGTTGTCGCTGGATCCCGTGCGTGGCGGCGAAACCCTGCCGGACTGTTTGGCGATTGAAATCTCGGACATGCACCAGGTGCAGCCAATCGAGTTGATGGAAGACTACATCAGCAAGCTTTCGCGAATGCAGATCAGCATCTACGCGATCGTTCGCGGCGTGTGA
- a CDS encoding sensor histidine kinase — MSQPASSNTTATADSQANEVAMLRDQVKRLQGMATLGELTGTATHEFNNVLMTVINYAKLGLRNEDKASRDKALTKILEASERAAQITNTILAQARNRSDAMGPVDLSGLVRETLVLMQREMQKYRISVETDLVDTATVHGSGNQIQRLLLNLLTNSRQAIGECGTLWIRVTGVETGEEGIQQIELTVRDSGKGIPEDVLPKIFDPYFSTKSGPDETGKGGTGLGLAACKDIIDEHKGRVRVESSVGRGTAFIIRFPASASQRAAA, encoded by the coding sequence ATGTCTCAGCCAGCTTCATCCAACACGACAGCCACCGCCGACTCGCAAGCCAATGAGGTGGCGATGCTGCGTGATCAAGTGAAGCGTTTGCAGGGCATGGCCACGTTGGGTGAGCTGACCGGCACGGCAACGCACGAATTCAACAACGTGCTGATGACCGTCATCAACTACGCCAAGTTGGGTTTGCGAAATGAGGACAAAGCCAGCCGCGACAAGGCACTGACAAAGATCCTTGAAGCTTCTGAGCGTGCCGCCCAAATCACCAACACGATTCTGGCGCAAGCCCGCAACCGCAGCGACGCGATGGGCCCCGTCGATTTAAGCGGTCTGGTCCGTGAAACTTTGGTGCTGATGCAACGTGAAATGCAGAAGTACCGAATCAGCGTGGAAACGGACTTGGTTGACACGGCGACGGTTCACGGCAGCGGTAACCAAATTCAACGCCTGCTACTGAACCTGCTGACCAATTCGCGTCAGGCGATCGGTGAATGCGGAACGCTCTGGATTCGCGTGACCGGCGTCGAAACCGGCGAAGAAGGAATCCAGCAAATCGAATTGACCGTTCGAGATTCCGGCAAAGGCATTCCAGAAGACGTGCTGCCCAAAATCTTCGATCCGTATTTCTCCACCAAGTCAGGTCCCGATGAAACGGGCAAAGGCGGAACGGGACTGGGGCTGGCTGCCTGCAAAGACATCATTGATGAACACAAAGGACGTGTCCGCGTCGAAAGCTCGGTCGGACGAGGAACCGCGTTCATCATCCGCTTCCCGGCCTCCGCTTCTCAACGAGCAGCCGCCTGA
- a CDS encoding sulfatase family protein translates to MSKLFDSSLNSAWRLTSTICIAVVGSCLLLPSISSAKEQRPNVVIVMADDLGYGDIGCYGAKGLETPNIDRMASEGCRFTSGYCSASTCTPTRYSFLTGTYAFRVPGTGIAPPNSPALIPAGTTTTASLLQDAGYATAVIGKWHLGLGEKSKGPDWNGELKPGPLEIGFDHCVLLPTTNDRVPQVYVKDHEVENLDPADPLWVGNKKPSDDHPTGITHRDTLKMDWSHGHNSTIHNGISRIGFYTGGHAARFRDEDLSDRWVAESKNWIANHKDEPFFLFFASHDLHVPRVVHERFQGSTGLGPRGDAIAELDWCVGELMSSLEENGLTEKTMLVFCSDNGPVLDDGYKDDANEKLGDHDPNGIYQGGKYTVYEGGTRTPFITRMPGTIPVGVSDEMVCTIDFAASLAAMVGQDLPADACLDSQNVLGALMNQSGAQGREHLVQQDNGKLGNYGYRVGDWKLVRHDNKKSYNFDLSMTRKQVPQYTLYNLEVDPAEQNDLSKTEPKRAEQMKQELQRLLDAGRSR, encoded by the coding sequence ATGTCAAAGCTCTTTGACTCGTCACTAAATTCCGCTTGGCGTTTGACGTCGACCATCTGCATCGCGGTTGTTGGCTCATGCTTGCTGTTGCCCAGTATTTCGTCAGCCAAGGAGCAACGTCCCAACGTTGTCATCGTCATGGCGGACGACCTCGGCTACGGCGACATCGGTTGCTACGGAGCCAAAGGATTGGAAACGCCAAACATCGACCGAATGGCATCCGAAGGTTGCCGCTTCACCAGCGGTTACTGCTCCGCATCCACCTGCACGCCAACCCGCTATTCCTTTTTGACCGGAACCTACGCGTTTCGAGTCCCTGGCACCGGCATCGCACCGCCCAACAGCCCCGCACTGATCCCCGCGGGAACAACGACGACCGCCAGCTTGCTTCAAGATGCTGGCTACGCCACGGCGGTGATCGGCAAATGGCACCTCGGCTTGGGCGAAAAGTCGAAAGGCCCCGATTGGAATGGGGAACTCAAACCAGGCCCGTTGGAGATCGGCTTTGACCATTGCGTGTTGCTGCCGACCACCAACGACCGTGTTCCTCAAGTGTATGTCAAGGATCACGAAGTCGAGAATTTGGACCCGGCAGATCCGCTTTGGGTGGGCAACAAAAAACCATCGGACGATCACCCCACCGGAATCACGCACCGTGACACGTTGAAGATGGATTGGTCACACGGACACAATTCAACCATCCACAATGGAATCAGCCGGATCGGGTTCTACACCGGCGGTCACGCCGCTCGATTCCGTGACGAGGACCTCTCGGATCGTTGGGTTGCCGAATCCAAAAACTGGATTGCCAACCACAAAGACGAACCCTTCTTCCTCTTTTTCGCGTCGCACGACTTGCATGTCCCTCGCGTGGTCCACGAACGATTCCAAGGCAGCACAGGTCTTGGCCCGCGCGGCGATGCGATCGCCGAACTGGATTGGTGTGTGGGTGAGCTGATGAGTTCGCTCGAAGAGAACGGACTCACCGAGAAAACCATGTTGGTGTTTTGCAGCGACAACGGGCCGGTGCTCGATGATGGCTACAAAGACGACGCCAACGAAAAACTTGGCGACCACGATCCCAATGGCATTTATCAAGGCGGCAAATACACCGTTTACGAAGGCGGAACGCGAACGCCGTTTATCACTCGCATGCCGGGAACCATTCCCGTTGGTGTCAGCGACGAAATGGTTTGCACCATCGACTTCGCGGCCAGTCTCGCCGCAATGGTCGGACAAGATTTGCCAGCAGACGCGTGCCTGGACAGCCAAAACGTTCTCGGTGCGTTGATGAACCAATCGGGAGCCCAGGGCCGCGAACACTTGGTTCAGCAAGACAACGGCAAACTCGGGAACTACGGCTATCGAGTTGGCGATTGGAAACTGGTGCGTCACGACAACAAGAAGTCCTACAACTTCGATCTCTCGATGACTCGCAAACAAGTTCCGCAGTACACCTTGTACAATCTTGAAGTAGATCCGGCGGAACAGAACGATCTGAGCAAGACGGAACCCAAACGTGCGGAGCAAATGAAGCAAGAACTTCAACGGCTCCTGGACGCCGGCCGCAGTCGCTGA
- a CDS encoding cupin domain-containing protein, protein MRTPEIVDLRAIDPVDCPCGIARRAFADSDDFPGTLHFTQISQDARAHFHREHTEIYVILKCDPDAAIELDGVRHPVQPLKSILIPPGVTHRAIGEMEVLIVCTPEFDSRDEHFPGESRN, encoded by the coding sequence CTGCGCACACCAGAGATCGTCGATCTGCGGGCGATTGATCCGGTCGACTGCCCCTGCGGAATCGCACGCCGCGCTTTCGCGGATTCGGATGATTTCCCCGGCACGTTGCATTTCACCCAGATCAGCCAAGACGCGCGAGCACATTTCCATCGCGAACACACCGAAATTTACGTGATCTTAAAGTGCGATCCCGATGCGGCCATTGAATTGGACGGGGTTCGACACCCGGTACAGCCTTTGAAATCCATCCTGATTCCGCCGGGCGTCACTCACCGAGCAATCGGCGAGATGGAAGTGCTGATCGTTTGCACACCCGAGTTCGACTCGCGTGACGAGCATTTTCCCGGTGAAAGTCGCAATTGA
- a CDS encoding outer membrane protein assembly factor BamB family protein, which translates to MARSEFSAWCLMIGSAMLGTLTTVLLSGCQPPVPLGTATLVAAANETVVADVDTSKSDVSASADVEEFIEPSKVIESGEEWPQWGGTRVRNNVPNAKNLPESWNIGKFDRRSGEWDGSKAENVRWFSSLGSQTYGNPVVAGGQVYVGTNNGNGYLKRYPNNVDLGCLLAFDQEDGSFLWQHSSEKLITGRVHDWPLQGICCAPLVEGERLWFVTSRGEVRCLDTKGFHDGEDDGPVKNEAARVADLQNSGEGSDYEDSLSALNRGELTDALKKVLADAGSEAEGSVEIKTLAENKSWTADGKFGGVQRTLAIKQLGPRISIFKNLGVEDKQDADVIWVFNMMQELGVSQHNMCSCSVTSYGDLLFVNTSNGLDESHINLPAPTAPSFICMNKNTGEVLWTDQSPGTNILHGQWSSPSIEVLGGVPQVLFCGGDGWLYSFKADGGKDGKGELLWKFDCNPKESKWILGGEGTRNNLIATPVAYDGLVYVAVGQDPEHGEGEGHLWCIDPTKRGDVSPQLAVKMEGNSREPIAHKRIQAVEPELGETAVDNPNSAVVWHYSLADQNDDGEIDFEEEMHRSCGTVAIKDDLLYIADFSGLVHCLDAKGNDDGTPIVHFTYDMFAQSWGSPLIADGKVYIGDEDGDVCVFELGAENNEPIEEINMGTSVYSTPVAADETIFISTKDKLFAIGIPR; encoded by the coding sequence ATGGCTCGCTCTGAATTTTCTGCTTGGTGCTTGATGATCGGCTCCGCGATGCTGGGCACGTTGACCACCGTTTTACTTAGTGGTTGCCAGCCGCCTGTTCCTTTGGGCACCGCAACCTTGGTCGCCGCCGCCAACGAAACCGTTGTCGCGGATGTTGACACTTCGAAGTCCGATGTCTCGGCCTCGGCGGATGTGGAGGAATTCATCGAACCCTCCAAGGTCATCGAATCTGGTGAAGAATGGCCTCAGTGGGGCGGTACCCGCGTTCGCAACAACGTCCCCAATGCCAAGAACCTTCCCGAGTCATGGAACATCGGCAAATTTGACCGTCGAAGTGGCGAATGGGATGGCTCCAAAGCCGAGAACGTCCGCTGGTTCTCCAGTCTCGGCAGCCAAACTTACGGTAACCCGGTCGTTGCGGGTGGACAGGTCTACGTCGGGACCAACAACGGCAATGGCTACCTCAAACGTTATCCCAACAATGTTGACCTGGGCTGCTTACTGGCCTTCGACCAAGAAGACGGCAGCTTCCTTTGGCAACACAGCAGCGAAAAACTGATCACCGGTCGTGTGCACGATTGGCCGCTTCAAGGCATCTGCTGTGCCCCGCTCGTCGAAGGCGAACGTCTTTGGTTCGTCACCAGCCGTGGCGAAGTCCGTTGTCTCGATACGAAGGGTTTCCACGACGGCGAAGATGATGGCCCTGTGAAGAACGAAGCCGCTCGCGTTGCCGATCTGCAAAACAGCGGCGAAGGCAGTGACTACGAAGACTCATTGTCCGCTCTGAACCGAGGTGAGCTGACCGATGCTTTGAAAAAGGTCCTGGCCGACGCGGGTAGTGAAGCAGAAGGCAGTGTTGAGATCAAAACGCTCGCCGAAAACAAATCCTGGACTGCCGACGGCAAATTTGGTGGCGTGCAACGAACGCTGGCCATCAAACAACTCGGCCCACGCATCTCCATCTTCAAGAACCTCGGCGTCGAAGACAAACAAGACGCGGATGTCATCTGGGTCTTCAACATGATGCAGGAACTCGGCGTCAGCCAACACAACATGTGCTCCTGCAGCGTGACCAGCTACGGCGATTTGCTGTTCGTCAACACCAGCAACGGGCTGGACGAATCCCATATCAACTTGCCCGCTCCCACCGCCCCCAGCTTCATTTGCATGAACAAGAACACGGGCGAAGTCCTCTGGACCGACCAATCGCCCGGCACCAACATCCTGCACGGCCAATGGTCGTCGCCTTCGATCGAGGTGCTCGGCGGCGTTCCTCAAGTTCTCTTCTGCGGTGGTGATGGCTGGCTCTACAGCTTCAAAGCTGACGGCGGAAAAGATGGCAAGGGTGAACTGCTTTGGAAATTCGACTGCAACCCAAAAGAATCGAAATGGATTCTCGGTGGCGAAGGAACTCGCAATAACCTGATCGCGACCCCCGTTGCTTACGATGGCTTGGTGTATGTCGCCGTCGGTCAAGACCCGGAACATGGCGAAGGTGAAGGCCACCTGTGGTGCATCGACCCGACCAAACGCGGCGACGTTTCACCTCAACTAGCCGTCAAAATGGAAGGCAATTCGCGAGAGCCCATCGCTCACAAGCGAATCCAAGCGGTCGAACCGGAACTTGGTGAGACTGCGGTCGACAATCCGAACTCAGCCGTTGTTTGGCACTACTCGCTCGCCGATCAAAACGACGATGGCGAGATCGACTTCGAAGAAGAAATGCACCGCAGTTGTGGAACAGTCGCGATCAAAGACGACCTGCTTTACATCGCAGACTTTTCTGGACTGGTGCACTGCTTGGATGCCAAAGGCAATGACGATGGCACACCAATCGTTCACTTCACCTACGACATGTTCGCCCAAAGCTGGGGCAGCCCCCTGATCGCGGACGGCAAGGTCTACATCGGTGACGAAGACGGCGACGTTTGCGTCTTTGAACTGGGAGCCGAAAACAACGAGCCCATCGAAGAGATCAACATGGGAACCAGCGTTTACAGCACGCCCGTCGCTGCGGACGAGACAATCTTCATCAGCACGAAAGACAAACTTTTCGCGATTGGAATCCCTCGCTGA
- a CDS encoding NAD-dependent epimerase/dehydratase family protein: MRVIVTGSSGLIGSAAVRHWDALGDEVIGIDNDMRATFFGPDGSTKWNQSRLEKETSNFRTVALDIRDREGVLDLFKNETPDLVIHCAAQPSHDKAAAIPFLDFEVNANGTLNLLEGTRQHAPDAVFCHMSTNKVYGDAPNELPLDELETRWEYARKEDYNGIDESCRIDQTMHSLFGASKTAADVLAQEYGKYFGLKTGVFRGGCLTGASHSGVELHGFLSYLVHVAVTGKPYTIFGYKGKQVRDQIECSDVVKAFEAFSKNPRPGEVYNIGGGRENAASVLESIQKIEELSGHKVNWTLGDDNRKGDHICYISDLSKLRRDYPDWDIRVSLDEILRQMIASEESKLATA; the protein is encoded by the coding sequence ATGCGTGTGATTGTGACTGGTTCCAGTGGGCTGATTGGCTCGGCTGCTGTTCGACACTGGGATGCCCTGGGTGACGAAGTCATCGGGATCGACAACGACATGCGGGCCACGTTCTTTGGTCCCGACGGAAGCACGAAATGGAATCAATCGCGTCTGGAAAAAGAGACGTCGAACTTCCGCACCGTTGCGTTGGACATTCGCGACCGCGAAGGCGTGTTGGATCTTTTTAAGAATGAAACACCTGATCTGGTGATTCACTGCGCGGCCCAGCCCTCCCATGACAAAGCCGCAGCGATTCCGTTTTTGGATTTCGAGGTGAATGCCAACGGCACGCTCAATCTGCTGGAAGGGACGCGGCAACACGCTCCTGATGCTGTGTTTTGCCACATGAGCACCAACAAGGTGTACGGCGACGCTCCCAATGAGTTGCCTCTGGACGAATTGGAAACGCGTTGGGAATACGCTCGGAAAGAGGACTACAACGGAATCGATGAGTCCTGCCGCATCGACCAAACCATGCACTCGTTGTTCGGCGCGTCCAAAACTGCGGCGGACGTGCTGGCTCAGGAATACGGCAAGTACTTCGGGTTGAAAACAGGAGTTTTCCGAGGTGGTTGCTTGACGGGTGCCAGCCATAGCGGTGTGGAATTGCACGGCTTTCTGAGTTATCTCGTTCACGTGGCGGTGACGGGCAAGCCGTACACGATCTTTGGCTACAAAGGCAAACAAGTTCGCGACCAAATCGAGTGCAGCGACGTGGTCAAAGCCTTTGAAGCGTTCTCCAAAAATCCACGCCCGGGTGAGGTCTACAACATTGGCGGAGGACGTGAGAACGCGGCGAGCGTATTGGAGAGCATTCAAAAGATCGAAGAACTCTCCGGCCACAAAGTCAATTGGACGCTGGGCGACGACAACCGCAAAGGCGACCACATTTGCTACATCAGCGATCTGTCCAAGCTGCGTCGTGACTATCCCGATTGGGACATTCGAGTTTCGCTCGACGAAATCCTCCGTCAGATGATCGCAAGCGAAGAAAGCAAGTTGGCGACCGCGTAG
- a CDS encoding outer membrane protein assembly factor BamB family protein: protein MLVLAFVVCSAASCPSLFAQENGSADWTYWRGPHFNGTAEAENLVEDWDADGGEGSNLLWKREDIGSRSTPVVMNGRLYTLMRSNPGTSTEGEKVVCLDAETGETLWENSFNVWMSDVPDTRVGWSSVVADPESGNVYALGVCDLFLCINGETGETVWSKPLHEQFGMLSTYGGRTNFPVIHEDLVIISGIIINWGEAAKPNHRLIAMDKLTGEVVWFSGTKDLPNDTTYSAPTLTTIEGQRQLILGAGDGAVWGFQPRTGKPLWHQTLSRRGLFATPLVDGNRVYASHSEENVTGSSMGAVAAMEVGGTGDETYVREVWKLEELVVGRSAPVVVDNRLYVVDDRCKLWVIDTETGDLIAERIAIGDRKQWPSLLVADQKLYVLTENGRWAILEMTEDGVEFLSKGRIRNEAFHSSPILAGGKLYFQGSSALYCVGQESSTQKAEVLAEQMLGETAVEENPEPAQLLVTPAEALLRPGQTMELSVRLFNRLGQRLADPADSAVSYSVEGPGSISGNVFTANADAAHTAATIIAKVGDVVGNTRVRIVPDLPWAFDFDKLSDPPLSWVGARYRHVIRPVDGSPALVKVNTIPKGARSRAWMGSSDLTNYTIAADVRGDRNNDQLPDIGLTAHGYVLDLMGNSQQLQIRSWSPQLRMAQTVDFPWKEGQWYRMKFRAEVQGTGDDAVAILKGKVWPRGETEPSDWTVTAEDKSPVMSASPGLYGNAKVAELYIDNLEVTPNE, encoded by the coding sequence ATGTTAGTGCTCGCCTTTGTCGTCTGTTCGGCGGCATCGTGCCCTTCGCTCTTCGCCCAGGAAAATGGCTCCGCCGACTGGACCTATTGGCGGGGCCCACATTTCAACGGCACGGCAGAAGCCGAAAATCTGGTCGAAGACTGGGACGCGGATGGCGGCGAAGGCAGCAATTTGCTGTGGAAACGCGAAGACATCGGGTCTCGCAGCACGCCTGTCGTGATGAATGGACGTTTGTACACACTCATGCGTTCCAACCCTGGTACGTCGACCGAGGGCGAGAAAGTCGTCTGCCTGGACGCGGAAACCGGTGAAACCCTTTGGGAAAACAGCTTCAACGTCTGGATGTCGGACGTCCCTGACACGCGAGTCGGTTGGAGCAGCGTCGTCGCGGATCCCGAAAGCGGCAACGTATACGCCTTGGGCGTCTGCGATTTGTTCCTGTGCATCAACGGCGAAACCGGCGAAACGGTCTGGAGCAAACCGCTGCACGAGCAATTTGGGATGCTATCGACCTACGGTGGTCGCACCAACTTTCCTGTAATTCACGAGGATCTCGTGATCATCAGCGGCATCATTATCAACTGGGGTGAAGCCGCCAAGCCGAACCACCGCTTGATCGCCATGGACAAATTGACCGGCGAAGTCGTCTGGTTCAGCGGCACGAAAGACCTGCCCAACGACACAACGTATTCGGCCCCCACGCTGACCACCATCGAAGGCCAACGGCAATTGATCCTCGGCGCAGGAGACGGGGCCGTTTGGGGTTTCCAACCTCGCACCGGAAAACCTCTGTGGCACCAAACCCTTTCACGCCGCGGATTGTTCGCCACCCCATTGGTCGATGGAAATCGCGTCTACGCCAGCCACAGTGAAGAGAATGTCACCGGCAGCTCCATGGGTGCCGTCGCCGCGATGGAAGTCGGCGGAACCGGGGACGAAACATACGTCCGTGAAGTCTGGAAACTCGAGGAGTTGGTGGTCGGCCGCAGTGCTCCCGTCGTTGTCGACAATCGGTTGTACGTGGTGGACGACCGCTGCAAGCTTTGGGTCATCGACACGGAAACCGGTGATCTGATTGCCGAGCGAATCGCCATCGGCGACCGCAAGCAATGGCCTTCGCTGCTCGTCGCGGATCAAAAGCTCTATGTGCTGACCGAAAATGGTCGCTGGGCGATTTTGGAGATGACCGAGGACGGCGTCGAGTTCCTCAGCAAAGGCCGAATCCGCAACGAAGCCTTCCACTCGTCGCCCATCCTGGCCGGCGGCAAACTGTATTTCCAAGGATCGTCAGCGCTCTACTGCGTCGGGCAAGAAAGCTCGACCCAAAAAGCCGAAGTCCTTGCCGAACAAATGCTGGGCGAAACCGCTGTCGAAGAGAATCCCGAACCAGCTCAGCTTCTGGTCACTCCCGCCGAAGCTTTGCTGCGTCCCGGACAAACGATGGAATTGTCGGTCCGCCTATTCAATCGCTTGGGGCAACGCTTGGCCGACCCGGCTGATTCCGCCGTTTCATACAGCGTGGAAGGCCCCGGTTCGATCAGCGGCAACGTCTTCACCGCAAATGCCGACGCGGCTCACACAGCCGCCACCATCATCGCCAAAGTTGGCGACGTCGTTGGCAACACTCGCGTGCGAATCGTCCCTGATCTGCCATGGGCGTTCGACTTCGACAAACTTTCGGATCCTCCATTGTCCTGGGTGGGTGCTCGTTATCGTCACGTGATTCGCCCGGTCGATGGCTCGCCCGCTCTGGTGAAGGTCAACACGATTCCCAAAGGTGCGCGTAGCCGTGCCTGGATGGGTAGCAGTGATCTCACGAATTACACCATCGCCGCTGACGTGCGCGGTGACCGCAACAACGATCAATTGCCGGACATCGGCCTGACCGCACACGGTTACGTGTTGGATTTGATGGGCAACAGCCAACAACTTCAGATCCGATCCTGGTCGCCTCAATTGCGAATGGCTCAAACCGTTGACTTCCCATGGAAGGAAGGCCAGTGGTACCGCATGAAGTTCCGCGCGGAAGTGCAGGGCACCGGCGATGACGCGGTCGCCATTCTGAAAGGAAAGGTCTGGCCACGCGGCGAAACGGAACCGAGCGATTGGACGGTGACGGCGGAAGACAAAAGCCCCGTCATGTCCGCCAGCCCCGGTCTCTATGGCAACGCCAAAGTCGCGGAACTTTACATCGACAACTTGGAAGTGACACCCAACGAATGA